The proteins below come from a single Jaculus jaculus isolate mJacJac1 chromosome 12, mJacJac1.mat.Y.cur, whole genome shotgun sequence genomic window:
- the Npy1r gene encoding neuropeptide Y receptor type 1: protein MTAKLVKMNATPFSQVENHSLHYNISENSPLFAFENDDCHLPLAVIFTLALAYGAVIILGVSGNLALIIIILKQKEMRNVTNILIVNLSFSDLLVAIMCLPFTFVYTLMDHWVFGETMCKLNPFVQCVSITVSIFSLVLIAVERHQLIINPRGWRPNNRHAYIGIAVIWMLAVASSLPFLIYQVLTDEPFQNVTLFAFKDQYVCFDQFPSDSHRLSYTTLLLLLQYFGPLCFIFICYFKIYIRLKRRNHMMDKMRDSKCRSSETRRINVMLLSIVVAFAVCWLPLTIFNTVFDWNHQIIATCNHNLLFLLCHLTAMISTCVNPVFYGFLNKNFQRDLQFFFNFCDFRSREDDYETIAMSTMHTDVSKTSLKQASPVAFKKVSNDDNEKV from the exons ATGACAGCAAAACTGGTAAAGATGAATGCAACACCGTTTTCCCAGGTTGAGAATCACTCACTTCACTATAATATCTCAGAAAACTCCCCACTTTTTGCTTTCGAAAACGATGACTGTCATCTGCCCTTGGCTGTGATATTTACCTTGGCTCTGGCCTACGGGGCTGTGATCATCCTCGGGGTCTCTGGAAACCTGGCTCTGATCATCATCATACTGAAACAGAAGGAGATGAGGAACGTGACCAACATCCTGATTGTGAACCTCTCTTTCTCGGACTTGCTCGTGGCCATCATGTGTCTCCCCTTCACGTTTGTCTACACGCTGATGGACCACTGGGTCTTTGGGGAGACCATGTGCAAGCTGAATCCCTTCGTGCAGTGCGTTTCCATCACCGTGTCCATCTTCTCGCTGGTCCTCATCGCTGTGGAGCGGCACCAGCTGATCATCAACCCGCGAGGATGGAGACCCAACAACAGACACGCCTACATAGGGATTGCTGTCATCTGGATGCTTGCTGTGGCTTCGTCCCTGCCCTTCCTCATCTACCAGGTCCTGACCGACGAACCTTTCCAGAATGTAACGCTGTTTGCGTTCAAAGACCAGTACGTGTGCTTCGATCAGTTCCCGTCAGACTCTCACAGGCTGTCCTACACCACGCTCCTCCTGCTGTTGCAGTACTTCGGCCCGCTGTGCTTCATATTTATCTGCTATTTTAAG ATATACATTCGCTTAAAAAGGAGAAACCACATGATGGACAAGATGAGAGACAGCAAGTGCAGGTCCAGCGAAACCAGGAGGATCAACGTCATGCTGCTGTCCATCGTGGTGGCCTTCGCCGTCTGCTGGCTGCCCCTGACCATCTTCAACACGGTGTTCGACTGGAATCACCAGATCATTGCCACGTGCAACCACAACCTGCTGTTCCTCCTCTGCCACCTCACGGCGATGATATCCACGTGCGTCAACCCCGTCTTCTACGGGTTCCTGAACAAAAACTTCCAGAGAGACTTGCAGTTCTTCTTCAACTTCTGTGACTTCCGCTCCCGCGAGGACGACTACGAGACGATAGCCATGTCCACCATGCATACGGATGTCTCCAAGACGTCCCTGAAGCAGGCGAGCCCAGTCGCATTTAAAAAAGTCAGTAATGATGACAATGAGAAAGTCTGA